The Glycine soja cultivar W05 chromosome 6, ASM419377v2, whole genome shotgun sequence genome has a window encoding:
- the LOC114416309 gene encoding lysine-specific demethylase REF6-like, producing MGVVSEGNGDVLPWLKSMPVAPEYRPSAAEFQDPISYIFKIEKEASKYGICKIIPPFPPSSRKTAIANLNRSLVETGSTFTTRQQQIGFCPRRPRPVQRPVWQSGDRYTFTEFESKAKSFEKTYLKRHAKKASGLGPGPLETETLFWKATLDKPFSVEYANDMPGSAFSPKCRRVGDPSSLADTQWNMRAVSRAKGSLLQFMKEEIPGVTSPMVYVAMLFSWFAWHVEDHDLHSLNYLHMGAGKTWYGVPRDAAVAFEEVVRVHGYGGEINPLVTFATLGEKTTVMSPEVLISAGVPCCRLVQNAGEFVVTFPRAYHTGFSHGFNCGEAANIATPEWLRFAKDAAIRRASLNYPPMVSHFQLLYDLALALCSRIPVSISAEPRSSRLKDKKGEGETVTKELFVQDVLQNNDLLHILGKGSDVVLLPRSSVDISVCSKLRVGSQQSINVRNSEGMHSSKGFVSDDLVFNRSPGIKQEKSFYFVKDKFTTLCERNRISTFNVNGNISTASSNPLQRDNDRETSQGDGLSDQRLFSCVTCGILCFSCVAIVQPREPAARYLMSADCSFFNDWVVGSGVSSNKLTIAHEDATITEPNMYTGWMKNNVQDGKHDVTVQSSREALNTESENGNTALALLASAYGNSSDSEEDHITDDSHESNVINSASECLLSHTQNSHASPMTALDRDDNIPSTSATCENFMHRRFECNLNHQSVDHSLKKPDYHITSEVKFENTKMVPNFTSNCSQHTHDADRSLSNKSMVPFDNKNTSMVLQSDEDSSRMHVFCLEHAAEAEQQLRPIGGAHMLLLCHPDYPKIESEAKMVAEDLGIDYMWKNIAYRHASTEDEERIQSALDNEEAIPGNGDWAVKLGINLFYSANLSRSPLYSKQMPYNSVIYYSFGCSSLASSPIEPKVYQRRVNRQKKVVAGKWCGKVWMSNQVHPLLAKRDSEDVEDEKLILGWILPDEKFEKSGSTPKRETTSRKSGKKRKMTAENGRPRKGSYAKKNLVADNSTEDKHNSQPRRILRNKKARFVERDHAALKGDYSPSYHRKPISKQANCSESDAVSDDSLDDDDHMQQSRNVKVEKAKFMDNDVVSNDTMDYDSDCQQREEHSSKQVEDMERDANSEDFLDVGSLQLQRKTSRAMHAKSINEEDIISDDQMESPFRKRQKRIPKNRQGKYLTGKDIISDNQLELKMKKQQRMNPKSRQAKYLNEEDIASDDQLEDHYRRYQRNPKGRQATCVAGEDEMSDDQLENHCQKQQTNFSRKRQNKGNVREVKNEMCDDQLEDHFLKQHRRFPKSRQNKHTEKEVMNDLAENNSHLLHRTPKRKQAKCMEDDMNSDDEMEDDQPLRRALRSKQAKPKTLLKQANSFQAKKQASRPIKQGSRLLVKSKAPQQIKQPAHLWNKQSNNTQEFSLYMEEEEDGGPSTRLRKRATKAQESEGKLKDKQTKRKKVKNAAAAKVSVGHAKMKDGEAEYRCDIDGCAMSFGSKQELMHHKKNICPVKGCGKKFFSHKYLVQHRRVHEDERPLKCPWKGCKMTFKWAWARTEHIRVHTGARPYVCAEPDCGQTFRFVSDFSRHKRKTGHSAKKNCQ from the exons ATGGGAGTAGTTTCTGAAGGAAACGGCGACGTTTTACCATGGCTGAAATCGATGCCGGTGGCGCCGGAGTACCGGCCGAGCGCCGCGGAGTTTCAAGATCCTATAAGTTACATATTCAAGATCGAGAAGGAAGCTTCCAAGTACGGAATCTGCAAAATCATCCCTCCCTTCCCACCTTCTTCCAGGAAGACCGCAATCGCCAACCTCAACCGCTCACTCGTGGAGACCGGCTCCACATTCACCACGCGCCAGCAGCAGATCGGCTTCTGCCCCCGCAGGCCCAGGCCCGTCCAGAGGCCCGTCTGGCAGAGCGGTGATCGCTACACCTTCACCGAGTTCGAGTCCAAGGCCAAGTCCTTTGAGAAGACATACCTCAAACGCCACGCCAAGAAGGCCTCTGGCCTTGGCCCGGGCCCTCTGGAGACTGAAACGCTGTTCTGGAAGGCGACGCTGGACAAACCGTTCTCCGTGGAATACGCGAACGACATGCCGGGGTCAGCCTTTTCCCCGAAATGCAGGCGCGTAGGGGATCCAAGCTCACTGGCGGACACTCAGTGGAACATGAGAGCGGTTTCGAGGGCCAAAGGTTCGCTCTTACAGTTCATGAAAGAGGAGATTCCGGGCGTTACTTCTCCTATGGTCTACGTTGCCATGCTCTTCAGCTGGTTCGCGTGGCATGTTGAGGATCATGACTTGCACAGCCTCAATTACCTCCACATGGGCGCCGGCAAGACCTGGTACGGCGTCCCCCGTGACGCCGCCGTTGCTTTCGAGGAAGTCGTTAGGGTTCACGGCTACGGCGGAGAGATTAACCCGCTCG TCACTTTTGCTACTCTTGGTGAGAAAACCACAGTGATGTCTCCTGAAGTATTAATTAGCGCAGGTGTTCCATGCTGCAG GTTAGTACAAAATGCTGGGGAATTTGTTGTGACGTTTCCCAGAGCCTATCACACAGGGTTTAGTCATG GTTTTAATTGCGGAGAGGCAGCGAACATTGCAACACCTGAATGGTTGAGGTTTGCTAAAGATGCTGCAATTCGGAGGGCTTCATTAAATTATCCTCCCATGGTTTCACACTTCCAGTTACTTTATGACCTTGCCTTAGCTTTGTGTTCTAG AATTCCTGTGAGCATCAGTGCTGAACCTCGTAGTTCTCGTCTTAAAGATAAGAAGGGTGAAGGAGAGACTGTAACTAAAGAACTATTTGTCCAAGATGTGTTACAGAACAATGATCTGCTTCATATACTTGGGAAAGGATCTGATGTAGTACTTCTTCCTCGTAGCTCAGTTGACATTTCTGTTTGCTCAAAATTACGTGTTGGATCCCAACAATCCATCAATGTAAGAAATTCTGAGGGAATGCATTCCTCAAAAGGTTTTGTTTCAGATGATCTGGTATTCAACAGGAGTCCAGgaatcaagcaagaaaaaagTTTCtattttgtgaaagacaagtttACTACATTGTGTGAAAGGAACAGGATTTCCACTTTTAATGTAAATGGTAACATAAGCACTGCAAGCTCTAATCCACTTCAAAGAGACAATGATAGAGAAACTAGTCAAGGAGATGGGTTATCAGATCAGAGATTGTTTTCATGTGTAACATGTGGAATATTATGCTTTTCCTGTGTTGCAATTGTACAGCCCAGAGAACCAGCAGCTAGATATCTTATGTCAGCTGATTGCAGCTTCTTTAATGATTGGGTTGTTGGTTCTGGAGTATCTAGCAATAAGCTTACTATTGCCCATGAAGATGCAACTATTACCGAGCCAAATATGTATACAG GATGGATGAAAAATAATGTCCAAGATGGTAAACATGATGTTACTGTTCAATCTTCTCGGGAGGCTTTAAATACTGAAAGTGAAAATGGCAATACAGCTCTTGCATTATTGGCTTCAGCATATGGAAATTCATCTGACTCTGAGGAAGATCATATTACAGATGACAGTCATGAATCAAATGTGATAAACTCTGCTTCAGAATGTTTACTTTCTCATACTCAAAATTCCCATGCTAGTCCCATGACTGCACTTGACAGGGATGACAATATTCCTTCAACGAGTGCCACTTGTGAGAATTTTATGCATCGTAGATTTGAATGTAATTTGAATCATCAGTCTGTAGACCACTCTTTAAAGAAACCGGATTATCATATTACATCAGaggttaaatttgaaaatacaaAGATGGTGCCTAATTTCACCTCTAATTGTTCCCAACACACTCATGATGCTGACAGGTCATTGTCTAACAAGTCTATGGTTCcctttgataataaaaatacttCGATGGTGCTACAATCTGATGAAGACTCATCCAGAATGCATGTTTTTTGTCTAGAGCATGCTGCAGAAGCAGAGCAGCAACTTCGCCCAATAGGTGGAGCCCACATGTTGCTCCTATGTCATCCAG ATTATCCCAAGATAGAGTCTGAAGCAAAAATGGTGGCAGAAGATTTGGGGATTGATTATATGTGGAAGAATATTGCATACAGGCATGCTTCCACAGAGGATGAGGAGAGGATCCAGTCAGCTCTGGACAATGAGGAAGCTATTCCTGGGAATGGTGACTGGGCTGTAAAGCTGGGAATCAATCTCTTTTATAGTGCAAATCTTAGCCGCTCTCCTCTTTATAGTAAGCAGATGCCTTACAATTCTGTTATATACTATTCATTTGGTTGTAGCTCTCTAGCAAGCTCACCCATAGAACCAAAGGTCTACCAAAGAAGGGTCAACAGGCAGAAAAAGGTTGTTGCTGGAAAATGGTGTGGTAAAGTTTGGATGTCCAATCAGGTCCATCCCCTTTTAGCAAAAAGAGACTCTGAAGATGTTGAGGATGAGAAACTCATACTTGGGTGGATATTACCTGATGAGAAATTTGAGAAATCAGGAAGTACCCCCAAAAGAGAAACTACTAGCAGAAAATCaggtaagaaaaggaaaatgacaGCAGAGAATGGACGACCCAGGAAAGGAAGTTATGCTAAgaaaaatttagttgctgataATTCCACTGAAGATAAACACAACTCACAGCCAAGGAGGATTCTTAGAAATAAGAAAGCTAGGTTTGTTGAAAGAGACCATGCTGCTTTGAAAGGGGATTATTCTCCTTCATATCATCGGAAACCTATAAGCAAGCAAGCAAACTGCTCTGAAAGTGATGCAGTTTCGGATGATTcgcttgatgatgatgatcacaTGCAGCAAAGCAGAAATGTTAAAGTTGAAAAGGCTAAATTTATGGACAATGATGTGGTTTCAAATGATACGATGGACTATGACTCTGATTGCCAGCAGAGGGAAGAACATAGCAGCAAGCAAGTTGAAGATATGGAGAGAGATGCAAATTCAGAAGATTTTTTGGATGTTGGTTCTCTTCAGCTGCAACGGAAGACTTCCAGAGCCATGCATGCCAAAAGCATCAATGAAGAAGATATAATTTCTGATGACCAAATGGAGAGTCCTTTTCGAAAGAGGCAAAAGAGAATTCCTAAAAACAGGCAGGGCAAATACCTTACTGGAAAAGATATAATATCTGACAACCAACTAGAGCTGAAAATGAAGAAGCAGCAACGGATGAATCCTAAAAGCAGGCAAGCCAAATACCTCAACGAAGAGGATATTGCATCAGATGACCAATTGGAGGACCATTATCGTAGATATCAAAGGAATCCTAAAGGCAGACAGGCCACATGTGTAGCAGGGGAAGATGAAATGTCTGATGACCAATTGGAGAATCATTGTCAGAAGCAGCAAACAAATTTCTCTAGGAAAAGGCAAAACAAAGGCAATGTTAGAGAGGTTAAAAACGAAATGTGTGATGACCAATTGGAGGACCATTTTCTGAAGCAGCATAGAAGATTTCCTAAGAGCAGGCAAAATAAACACACTGAGAAAGAAGTCATGAATGACTTAGCTGAGAATAATTCTCATCTGCTGCATAGAACTCCTAAAAGGAAGCAAGCTAAATGCATGGAAGATGATATGAATTCAGATGATGAAATGGAAGATGATCAGCCGCTGAGGAGAGCACTTCGAAGTAAACAAGCTAAACCAAAGACACTTCTGAAACAAGCTAATTCCTTCCAAGCAAAAAAGCAGGCATCTCGGCCCATCAAACAGGGCTCTCGGTTGCTTGTGAAATCAAAGGCTCCTCAGCAAATAAAACAGCCTGCTCATTTGTGGAATAAGCAATCTAATAACACTCAGGAATTTAGTTTATATATGGAAGAGGAGGAAGATGGTGGACCTAGCACACGCCTTAGGAAGAGAGCCACAAAAGCTCAGGAATCTGAAGGAAAATTGAAAGACAAGcaaacaaaaaggaagaaggTGAAGAATGCTGCAGCTGCAAAGGTTTCGGTTGGCCATGCCAAAATGAAGGATGGGGAAGCAGAATATCGGTGTGATATTGATGGGTGCGCTATGAGTTTTGGGTCGAAACAGGAGCTGATGCATCATAAGAAAAACATCTGCCCTGTAAAAGGGTGTGGGAAGAAGTTTTTCTCACACAAGTATCTGGTGCAGCACCGTCGAGTTCATGAGGATGAGCGCCCGTTGAAGTGCCCTTGGAAGGGATGCAAGATGACTTTCAAGTGGGCATGGGCTCGTACCGAGCACATTCGAGTCCACACTGGTGCAAGACCTTATGTATGTGCCGAGCCAGATTGTGGACAAACATTCAGATTTGTGTCTGATTTCAGTCGTCATAAGCGAAAGACTGGTCATTCAGCAAAGAAGAATTGTCAATAG